The Acidobacteriota bacterium genome window below encodes:
- a CDS encoding NAD-dependent epimerase/dehydratase family protein: MILVTGGAGFIGSHLVDGLLERGYRVRVLDAFIEQVHGASPYQLPSVVEVIRGDVRDRSLVDRALEDIEVVFHEAAEVGVGQSMYEIERYVDSNSLGTATLLEALVARRGHVRKLIVASSMSIYGEGAYSCGNCGPVAPRLRTVAQLESRDWQMRCPQCAADLEPAATPETKPLDPASVYAVTKQDQEQMCIMVGRAYGIPTVALRYFNVYGARQALSNPYTGVAAIFSSRLLNGQPPLIFEDGFQSRDFTHVQDIVQANLRVIDSEAADFQVINVGTGAASSIARVAQLLAEGLGVSTEPRIIGRFREGDVRHCFADISRARELLGYEPTVSLEQGIPQLLEWARGQKAVDTVEQAAEELQSFGLMR; the protein is encoded by the coding sequence ATGATTCTAGTGACCGGCGGTGCTGGGTTTATCGGATCGCACCTAGTCGATGGATTGCTCGAGAGAGGCTATCGGGTCCGAGTGCTCGATGCCTTCATCGAGCAAGTTCACGGCGCGAGTCCATATCAACTGCCCTCGGTCGTCGAAGTTATCCGCGGCGACGTTCGCGATCGTTCCTTAGTCGATAGGGCACTTGAAGACATTGAGGTCGTGTTCCATGAAGCCGCTGAAGTCGGCGTCGGCCAGTCTATGTACGAGATCGAGCGATACGTCGACTCCAACAGCTTGGGCACGGCGACTTTGCTCGAAGCACTGGTGGCCCGACGCGGACATGTGCGAAAACTGATAGTCGCATCCTCGATGTCGATCTATGGAGAGGGCGCGTATTCATGTGGGAATTGCGGGCCAGTGGCGCCGCGGCTGCGGACAGTGGCACAACTTGAATCGCGCGATTGGCAAATGCGATGTCCTCAATGCGCGGCTGACCTCGAGCCGGCGGCGACGCCGGAAACGAAGCCGCTCGATCCAGCCTCGGTCTATGCCGTGACAAAGCAGGATCAGGAGCAGATGTGCATCATGGTTGGTCGAGCTTACGGCATTCCCACAGTAGCTTTACGATACTTTAACGTCTATGGCGCGCGACAGGCGCTTTCAAATCCATACACTGGGGTTGCCGCGATCTTTTCGTCGCGGCTGCTGAATGGTCAGCCGCCACTGATATTCGAAGACGGTTTTCAAAGTCGCGATTTCACTCACGTTCAGGACATTGTTCAGGCGAACCTCCGCGTGATCGATTCAGAAGCCGCGGATTTCCAGGTTATCAATGTCGGCACCGGAGCGGCTTCCAGTATTGCGCGCGTCGCTCAACTGCTCGCCGAAGGTCTGGGTGTTTCGACCGAACCAAGAATAATAGGCCGCTTTCGAGAAGGCGATGTTCGACATTGCTTCGCCGACATCTCACGCGCGCGGGAACTGCTTGGGTATGAGCCGACTGTCTCGCTCGAACAAGGGATTCCACAGCTTCTCGAGTGGGCTCGAGGACAGAAGGCTGTTGACACCGTCGAACAAGCGGCGGAGGAGCTACAATCTTTCGGATTAATGCGATGA
- a CDS encoding glycosyltransferase — protein MPEVSIVIPTYNSARYLVEAVKSVLAQTFRDFEVLVVDDGSTDETETLMRRYGTPVRYIRQNNGGVAAARNRGIKESCGRYIAFLDADDTWYPDKLEQQLTALEKEKDRRFCYSAFTVVDSDLVPLGVNHSNRDGSALEDLLTRGNVVGSICTVLCERSLFATAGGFDPALSQCADWDMWVRIAALTDFLYLDDTLVTYRQHGTNMSRNAPLLERDSLLVLKKGFALPGLPPSLLKRRRSALARNYMVLAGTYVHARRYIDFARCAARAVTMDVRQVRYLIAFPYRAAARLRPNRTTQTA, from the coding sequence ATGCCAGAAGTCTCGATAGTCATTCCCACGTATAACTCAGCGCGGTACCTGGTCGAGGCGGTTAAGAGCGTGCTGGCCCAGACCTTCAGGGACTTCGAAGTCCTCGTCGTTGATGATGGGTCAACAGATGAGACCGAGACGCTGATGCGCCGGTACGGAACTCCTGTTCGCTACATTCGACAGAACAATGGCGGAGTTGCGGCAGCACGCAATCGAGGCATCAAAGAGAGCTGCGGCCGGTATATAGCGTTCCTAGATGCGGATGATACGTGGTATCCGGATAAGCTTGAGCAGCAATTGACGGCACTGGAGAAGGAGAAGGACCGCCGCTTTTGTTACTCAGCCTTCACAGTGGTTGACTCCGACCTTGTACCACTGGGCGTCAATCACAGCAATCGGGACGGATCCGCGCTCGAAGACCTTTTGACGCGAGGCAACGTCGTTGGGAGTATCTGCACGGTCTTGTGTGAGCGTTCGCTGTTTGCGACGGCAGGAGGGTTCGATCCTGCGCTGAGCCAGTGCGCCGATTGGGACATGTGGGTTCGCATTGCCGCGCTTACCGATTTTCTCTACTTGGATGACACGCTGGTTACCTACAGACAACACGGGACTAATATGAGCCGAAACGCGCCGTTGCTTGAGCGTGACAGTTTGCTTGTATTGAAGAAGGGATTCGCACTACCAGGACTTCCGCCTTCCTTGCTAAAGCGCCGTAGAAGCGCTTTGGCGCGAAACTACATGGTGCTTGCAGGCACTTACGTTCACGCTCGGCGGTACATTGATTTTGCGCGCTGCGCAGCGCGCGCGGTCACTATGGATGTTCGTCAGGTACGCTACTTGATTGCTTTCCCGTATCGAGCCGCGGCACGGCTCCGCCCGAACCGCACGACCCAGACTGCATAG
- a CDS encoding glycosyltransferase family 39 protein, which translates to MRNRVIALAFALFVVYGSLWLGNDVVIAPQFYLAIVVGIIPAAVCIWIILRSRTPDQRFLVKVFIGGLAVRYILAYAIYSRNLQQFLGADADTYDAFGNALLQSWKGLVDPNAFWLVKYTTARTSGFGMYYFVAGIYYVIGQNPLAIQLINSAIGAGVCIAGYKIAMMVYPNQRVARTVAIMTAFAPSLVLWTSQGLKDGPIMLCLCLCVLYALKVRTKVEIKSFVLLLGSLLCLYTLRHYAAYIMFTAVTGGLLFTAQKKLDPVRMLQGAVLVIIIGLAFSYFGAGEVAKSTIDLNRIQNARAWSARVSNSGFGGDVDITDPEAAIEYLPLGVLYVLLSPFPWMINNFRQLITLPELIAWWCLMPMMAKGYWFALRTRLRQSFVICTFVLGLTLAFALYQSNAGTAYRHRSQLYVFFFIFICIGLELRRSAKREKWSRMYQPVPFGTLSGAAVPQRVTASPMEIQAE; encoded by the coding sequence ATGCGTAACAGAGTTATTGCTTTAGCCTTTGCACTATTCGTGGTCTACGGTTCGCTGTGGTTAGGCAACGATGTCGTCATAGCGCCACAATTTTACCTGGCCATCGTTGTTGGCATCATCCCGGCGGCGGTCTGTATCTGGATCATCCTGCGCAGCCGGACCCCCGATCAGCGTTTCCTGGTGAAGGTCTTTATCGGGGGGCTCGCGGTGCGATACATCCTGGCTTATGCGATCTACAGTCGGAATTTGCAGCAGTTTCTCGGGGCGGATGCTGACACCTACGATGCGTTTGGAAACGCGCTGCTTCAGTCCTGGAAGGGGCTCGTGGATCCCAACGCCTTCTGGCTCGTCAAGTATACTACCGCGCGAACATCGGGCTTTGGAATGTATTACTTTGTGGCTGGGATATATTACGTCATTGGCCAGAACCCGCTAGCAATACAACTCATCAACTCCGCTATTGGCGCGGGGGTCTGCATCGCCGGATACAAGATAGCGATGATGGTGTATCCGAACCAGCGAGTAGCTCGAACCGTGGCCATTATGACCGCGTTTGCGCCCTCGCTAGTTCTGTGGACCTCGCAGGGGCTAAAGGACGGCCCGATCATGTTGTGTTTGTGCTTGTGCGTGCTCTATGCGCTCAAGGTGCGCACTAAGGTTGAGATCAAGAGCTTCGTACTTCTTCTGGGGTCGTTGCTTTGCCTGTACACGCTCCGTCACTATGCGGCGTACATTATGTTCACGGCGGTAACCGGGGGACTATTGTTCACCGCGCAAAAAAAACTCGATCCCGTTCGAATGTTGCAAGGAGCGGTGCTGGTCATCATCATCGGTCTCGCCTTTAGCTACTTTGGAGCGGGAGAGGTTGCTAAGAGCACGATCGACCTCAACCGCATACAGAACGCGCGCGCGTGGAGCGCTAGGGTCTCAAACAGCGGCTTTGGCGGCGATGTCGACATTACCGATCCCGAGGCCGCCATAGAATACTTGCCTCTGGGAGTCCTCTACGTGTTGCTTTCGCCGTTTCCATGGATGATCAATAATTTTCGGCAGCTCATAACACTACCGGAATTGATTGCCTGGTGGTGCCTGATGCCGATGATGGCGAAAGGATATTGGTTCGCGCTCAGAACCCGACTCCGGCAGTCGTTCGTGATCTGTACTTTCGTATTAGGACTCACGCTCGCGTTTGCGCTCTACCAGTCAAACGCCGGGACCGCGTACAGGCACCGCTCTCAGTTGTACGTTTTCTTTTTCATTTTCATTTGCATTGGATTGGAGTTGAGGCGAAGCGCTAAACGTGAAAAATGGTCTCGAATGTATCAACCGGTTCCTTTTGGCACGCTCTCGGGCGCTGCGGTTCCTCAGCGGGTAACCGCAAGCCCGATGGAGATTCAGGCTGAGTAG
- a CDS encoding glycosyltransferase: MNDIKLSVIIPTHNRAKELADTLACLKRQSLAAAEYEIIVVDDGSSPPVSLRESSENPRCLLVRLEGLERSAARNAGAAAAKGHVLVFVDDDMTVGSTFLDNHLRAHREWPDALVVGSVRLPDGLVATPFGCFRQTLEQRGLPQTRGLKTMRNLCTAANMSIPRGLFHKLGGFDGSLASSEDQDFAFRHSRRGGKIAFIPEADAIHNDSALHISSYCRRAEWGAEHMVPFCKRYPDWPDNVERERVNGPVQWGREPLAISARKLFKLVVALNAILAILFLITSIIERVAPNSFALDRCYRLLLGAHIFHGYRKGRTRASIGDQQAAIATDNWVKADDC; this comes from the coding sequence CTGCCGCCGAGTACGAGATTATCGTGGTGGATGACGGTTCATCCCCTCCTGTCAGCCTCCGCGAAAGCAGTGAAAATCCAAGGTGCTTGCTCGTGCGGCTTGAAGGCCTCGAGCGATCGGCGGCACGCAATGCCGGCGCGGCAGCGGCGAAAGGACACGTTTTAGTCTTTGTGGACGACGATATGACGGTCGGAAGCACGTTCCTTGACAATCATCTGCGCGCGCACCGTGAGTGGCCGGATGCGCTTGTGGTTGGCTCGGTGCGCCTTCCAGATGGCTTGGTGGCAACGCCGTTTGGCTGCTTTCGACAGACGCTTGAGCAACGCGGATTGCCACAGACTCGCGGGCTTAAGACGATGCGCAACTTGTGCACCGCCGCAAATATGTCCATACCTAGAGGTCTGTTTCATAAGCTCGGCGGGTTTGATGGCTCGCTGGCGAGCAGCGAGGACCAGGACTTCGCTTTTCGCCACTCCAGGCGCGGGGGAAAAATCGCGTTTATCCCTGAAGCGGACGCCATCCATAACGACAGCGCATTGCACATCAGCAGTTACTGCCGGCGCGCAGAGTGGGGCGCCGAGCACATGGTCCCCTTCTGCAAGCGTTATCCCGATTGGCCGGACAATGTCGAGCGCGAGCGGGTGAACGGGCCGGTGCAGTGGGGAAGAGAACCGCTCGCGATTAGCGCGCGCAAATTATTTAAGCTGGTAGTTGCTCTCAACGCGATTTTGGCGATTCTGTTCTTAATTACTTCGATAATTGAACGCGTAGCGCCAAACAGTTTCGCGCTTGATCGATGCTATCGTCTGCTTCTCGGCGCTCACATATTCCACGGCTATCGAAAAGGAAGAACACGCGCGTCAATTGGCGATCAGCAGGCAGCGATAGCGACGGACAACTGGGTGAAAGCCGATGACTGCTGA
- a CDS encoding glycosyltransferase family 4 protein, whose product MRTHHETTSVCALVPYPRGTAPSQRFRIEQWLPYLEAQGISVDLVPFADEQLMELLYKPGRRAAKAFANAIRFLLRCADATKTRRYDAVLIHRAACIAGPAVLERLVALFGRPVIYDFDDAIFKLHTTEANRGFGWLKFPGKTATICRISKHVVVGNAWLADYARQFNQHVTIIPTSIDTDHYRPEKKNGSNGRVVVGWTGSSTSQTHLEMFAPVLRELTTRRDVEFRVISDREPLLPGVSYVWRPWSARTEVDELSLIDIGIMPMPADEWSRGKCAAKALQYMGMGIPTICSAVGANCDVIQHGENGLLALTSSEWITNLESLVDNAALRERVGMMGRRTVEERYSMRHCADLFARVVREALGQQMRAVSNACKAKVDKTIVGVQPDIEV is encoded by the coding sequence ATGAGAACTCACCACGAAACGACATCGGTTTGCGCGCTGGTGCCATATCCGCGCGGTACCGCGCCAAGCCAGCGCTTTAGGATAGAGCAGTGGCTGCCCTACCTCGAGGCTCAAGGGATCTCCGTTGACTTGGTTCCGTTTGCCGATGAGCAGCTCATGGAGCTGCTGTATAAGCCCGGACGCCGCGCTGCTAAAGCCTTTGCTAACGCAATTCGGTTCCTTCTCCGATGCGCGGACGCGACAAAGACACGCCGCTACGACGCGGTGCTGATACACAGGGCTGCTTGTATAGCGGGGCCTGCTGTGCTCGAAAGACTCGTTGCTTTGTTCGGGCGACCTGTGATCTACGATTTTGACGACGCGATCTTCAAGCTGCATACGACGGAGGCTAATCGGGGATTCGGATGGCTGAAGTTCCCGGGCAAAACCGCCACCATCTGCCGCATCAGCAAGCACGTGGTTGTTGGCAACGCCTGGCTCGCAGACTACGCTCGCCAATTCAATCAACACGTGACGATCATTCCCACCAGCATTGACACTGACCATTACCGGCCTGAGAAGAAGAACGGATCGAACGGCCGTGTGGTAGTGGGTTGGACGGGAAGCTCAACATCGCAAACTCATCTGGAGATGTTTGCTCCGGTGTTGCGCGAGCTGACAACACGCCGCGATGTGGAGTTTCGTGTAATTTCCGATCGAGAACCGTTACTACCGGGGGTTAGCTACGTGTGGCGGCCCTGGTCGGCGCGTACCGAGGTTGATGAACTGTCTCTCATTGACATCGGCATTATGCCGATGCCCGCTGACGAGTGGTCCCGTGGCAAGTGCGCGGCGAAGGCGTTGCAATACATGGGTATGGGGATCCCGACCATATGTTCCGCAGTCGGCGCGAACTGCGATGTGATACAGCACGGAGAAAACGGACTGCTGGCGCTGACATCCTCCGAGTGGATCACGAACCTAGAGTCGCTGGTTGACAATGCGGCGCTTCGTGAAAGAGTCGGGATGATGGGCCGCCGTACTGTCGAAGAACGCTACTCGATGCGCCACTGCGCCGATCTTTTCGCGCGAGTGGTTCGCGAAGCACTGGGACAACAGATGCGCGCCGTGAGCAACGCTTGCAAGGCCAAAGTTGACAAGACCATTGTCGGTGTTCAACCCGACATAGAAGTGTGA
- the asnB gene encoding asparagine synthase (glutamine-hydrolyzing), with product MCGIVGIVDSNGRAIDEAPLRDMCAALVHRGPDDEGYYVSCDPERGSSNSQRVACVGLGMRRLSIIDLSTGEQPIHNEDKTVWVVLNGEIYNYPELRAGLEKQGHTFYTHSDTETIVHAYEEYGDDVPKHLRGMFAFALWDANQQKLLLARDRVGKKPLLYSIIGRELVFASEFQAILRHPDVSRDVSEAAISHYLSFMCVPAPLTAFRNVHKLEPGHVLIWQDGEAEISRYWSLDFRNKIDISEQEAGERVVELLRDAVRVRLMSDVPLGAFLSGGIDSSAVVALMSELSSERVKTFSIGFDEQEFNEIGHARRVAERFGTEHHEFVVRPNAVEVLPTLVRHYGEPYADSSAIPTYYLAKMTRQHVTVALNGDGGDECFAGYERYTAMRIAERYNHLPRLLREQVVEPAIAAIPEAGSTRSRLGKARRFLDVMGRPAGERYLRWTSAISEELKAELCTTAFLARTSAAKAIGYVQPWFEGNGNTDIVDRALMADTSHYLPNDLLVKVDIATMAVSLEARSPFLDHHLVEFAASLPARYKLRGLTTKYLLKNALKGLLPAENLTRRKMGFGVPIGRWFRGELKGFLPETILSERALGRGYFNREVVSHLVEAHVDGRRDYAHQLWTLLMLELWHREFID from the coding sequence ATGTGTGGAATTGTCGGCATAGTGGACTCCAACGGACGAGCGATAGATGAGGCGCCGCTACGCGACATGTGTGCCGCCCTTGTCCATCGCGGACCGGATGATGAAGGATACTATGTTTCCTGTGACCCTGAAAGAGGTTCGAGCAATTCTCAGAGGGTCGCCTGTGTGGGCCTGGGCATGCGCCGCCTTTCGATTATCGATCTCTCTACGGGCGAGCAGCCGATTCATAATGAAGACAAGACTGTTTGGGTAGTGCTAAACGGCGAAATCTACAACTATCCCGAGTTGCGAGCTGGGCTTGAGAAACAGGGACACACCTTTTACACCCACAGTGACACTGAAACGATCGTGCACGCGTATGAAGAGTACGGCGATGATGTGCCCAAACATCTGCGAGGGATGTTTGCTTTTGCTCTGTGGGATGCGAATCAACAAAAGCTGCTCCTCGCGCGTGACCGCGTGGGCAAGAAGCCGTTGCTCTATTCGATCATCGGACGCGAGCTTGTATTCGCTTCCGAGTTTCAAGCGATACTTCGCCACCCCGATGTATCGCGGGATGTCAGCGAGGCCGCGATATCGCACTACCTCTCGTTTATGTGTGTGCCCGCGCCGCTCACTGCTTTTCGCAATGTGCACAAGCTAGAGCCTGGGCACGTTCTGATCTGGCAAGACGGCGAGGCTGAGATCAGCCGCTATTGGTCGCTTGATTTCAGAAACAAGATCGACATCTCGGAGCAAGAAGCGGGCGAGCGGGTCGTCGAGCTCCTGCGCGATGCGGTGCGAGTGCGTCTGATGTCGGACGTCCCCCTGGGAGCTTTTCTTTCTGGAGGGATCGACTCGAGCGCGGTCGTGGCTTTGATGAGCGAGCTTTCATCCGAGCGTGTGAAGACCTTTTCAATAGGCTTCGACGAGCAGGAGTTCAACGAGATCGGACACGCGCGCCGGGTAGCCGAGCGATTCGGAACCGAACATCACGAGTTCGTCGTCCGCCCGAACGCAGTCGAGGTCCTTCCGACCCTCGTGAGACATTACGGTGAGCCATACGCCGACTCGTCGGCCATCCCGACTTACTACCTGGCGAAGATGACGCGGCAGCACGTGACGGTTGCCCTGAATGGCGATGGTGGTGATGAATGCTTCGCAGGATATGAACGCTATACGGCGATGCGAATCGCCGAACGTTATAATCATTTGCCGCGTCTGTTGCGAGAGCAAGTCGTGGAACCGGCCATAGCAGCCATTCCTGAGGCGGGCTCGACAAGGTCGCGGCTTGGCAAGGCGCGCCGGTTCCTCGATGTCATGGGCCGCCCCGCCGGGGAACGCTATTTGAGATGGACGAGCGCAATAAGCGAAGAGCTAAAAGCGGAGTTGTGCACGACGGCGTTTCTCGCGCGGACCTCGGCCGCCAAGGCGATTGGCTACGTGCAACCGTGGTTCGAAGGGAACGGGAACACTGACATAGTTGATCGCGCGCTTATGGCCGACACGTCACACTATCTGCCGAACGACCTGCTGGTGAAGGTGGACATCGCAACCATGGCGGTGTCGCTCGAAGCGCGCTCGCCGTTTCTCGATCATCACCTTGTGGAGTTCGCGGCAAGCCTGCCGGCGCGGTACAAGCTTCGCGGGCTTACGACAAAGTACCTTTTGAAGAACGCCCTCAAGGGGCTGCTCCCGGCAGAGAACCTCACCCGAAGAAAGATGGGATTCGGCGTTCCGATTGGCCGGTGGTTCCGCGGCGAGCTGAAGGGTTTTCTCCCGGAAACCATTTTGTCGGAACGCGCGCTTGGCCGCGGATATTTCAATCGCGAAGTCGTCAGCCACCTTGTCGAAGCGCACGTGGACGGACGCCGGGACTACGCTCATCAACTCTGGACGTTGCTAATGCTCGAATTGTGGCATCGGGAATTTATTGATTGA
- a CDS encoding glycosyltransferase encodes MQNILHFAQDSDTSGFFPQLAKWHDRSRYRMFFATLNPIAPWLRDYMQAQGVECFSCDCRNRGQYTLGMLRLARFLQHRQIDILHTHLFEPSVIGLVAGLLARTRTRVVTRHYSDYHTRINKRWHVRLDQLCTRLSHAVIAVSEHTAEHLIQVENAPREKVHAIMNGIDFDRAKPSAPDARERVRREFFAEDSYLLLIVARLHPEKGHHYLFEALRELRGLCDRSVRLLVAGKGTFESAYREEVRALGCEDIVSFLGFRNDAADLIAAADLLILPSLAEAFGLTLTEALYLGTPVVATRVGGIPEIVDDGIDGVLVPPADSKALAAAIVDLLNDRDKRHKMAGAGREKVVSRFRFEDMVRAYEAIYLQHSNDSLEGADARSLDSHSHV; translated from the coding sequence ATGCAAAACATCTTGCACTTCGCACAGGACAGCGACACCAGCGGCTTCTTCCCGCAGCTTGCCAAGTGGCACGACCGGAGTCGCTACCGAATGTTCTTCGCCACGCTCAATCCGATTGCGCCCTGGCTGCGCGACTATATGCAAGCTCAAGGGGTCGAGTGTTTCAGTTGCGATTGCAGAAATCGCGGCCAGTATACGCTTGGAATGCTCCGCCTGGCGCGGTTCTTGCAGCACAGACAGATCGATATTTTGCATACCCACCTGTTCGAGCCGTCGGTCATAGGATTGGTGGCAGGGTTATTGGCGCGCACACGGACTCGTGTCGTGACACGTCATTACTCAGACTATCACACGCGCATAAACAAGAGGTGGCATGTGCGTCTGGATCAGCTTTGCACTCGACTGAGCCACGCCGTCATCGCAGTCTCCGAGCATACCGCCGAGCACTTGATTCAGGTCGAAAACGCTCCACGCGAGAAGGTCCACGCCATCATGAATGGTATTGATTTTGATCGTGCCAAGCCTTCCGCTCCGGACGCCCGCGAGCGGGTTCGCCGCGAGTTTTTCGCCGAGGATTCATATCTCTTGTTGATCGTCGCACGGCTTCATCCAGAGAAGGGACACCACTACCTGTTTGAAGCTCTTCGGGAACTGCGCGGACTGTGCGACCGGTCGGTTCGGCTACTCGTGGCGGGCAAGGGAACCTTTGAATCCGCCTATAGGGAGGAGGTTCGAGCGCTGGGTTGCGAAGACATCGTTTCCTTTCTTGGGTTCCGCAACGACGCAGCTGACCTTATTGCAGCAGCCGACCTCCTTATTCTTCCCAGTCTTGCCGAAGCGTTTGGGTTGACGCTTACCGAAGCCCTGTATCTGGGCACGCCGGTCGTCGCGACGCGAGTGGGAGGGATCCCAGAAATCGTGGATGATGGCATTGATGGGGTCCTCGTTCCTCCGGCGGACAGCAAAGCTCTCGCAGCCGCGATTGTTGATTTGCTAAATGATCGCGATAAGCGACACAAAATGGCCGGGGCTGGACGAGAGAAGGTTGTCAGCCGGTTTCGGTTTGAAGATATGGTGCGAGCGTACGAAGCGATTTACCTACAACATTCGAACGACTCGCTTGAGGGAGCGGATGCCAGAAGTCTCGATAGTCATTCCCACGTATAA
- a CDS encoding FkbM family methyltransferase has protein sequence MRAESRLHADPVEETRTLTRSDGAINGRVKRGLKRLRALRPFNQVATSTVHALFSAMGRRSEFIIKHLHRVGDVRLALPNNRTLRLWSRGDDWVSNQVYWRGWDGYSLKRCLSLLSPRSMRTGNLRCFAYVGLFTLLTAHANPDGRVYAFEPLPGVYERLRKNVALNRLDRVQCIKSAVGEIDGAAEFFHVPVELPTSSSPSYEFMCSANNLTVSTVPIITLDRFVEQNKIDRVDLVKIDTESTEPQVLRGMIKALRRDRPFIVCEVLGRGSERELEEALRPIGYRYYHLTPDGPVFRERIEGHPEWLNYLFTILSPDEVAGL, from the coding sequence ATGAGAGCTGAATCGCGATTGCATGCTGACCCCGTAGAGGAGACCCGAACACTCACGAGAAGCGATGGCGCGATTAACGGGCGCGTCAAAAGAGGATTAAAGAGACTGCGCGCCTTGCGGCCGTTCAATCAGGTTGCCACTTCGACGGTTCATGCTCTTTTCAGCGCCATGGGCCGGCGGTCCGAGTTCATAATCAAGCACCTTCACAGGGTTGGGGATGTTAGGCTTGCGCTTCCGAACAATCGAACTTTGCGGCTATGGTCGCGCGGCGATGACTGGGTGTCCAATCAAGTCTACTGGCGCGGTTGGGACGGCTATAGCCTGAAACGGTGCCTCTCTCTTTTATCGCCTCGCAGCATGCGCACAGGTAACCTTCGATGTTTCGCGTACGTCGGGCTCTTCACGCTGCTTACGGCCCACGCCAATCCAGACGGGCGAGTATACGCGTTTGAGCCGCTGCCCGGGGTTTATGAGCGGTTGCGGAAAAACGTCGCCCTCAACAGGCTCGACCGGGTACAGTGCATCAAGAGCGCGGTAGGCGAGATTGACGGCGCGGCAGAATTCTTCCACGTGCCAGTCGAGTTGCCCACAAGTTCGAGCCCCTCCTACGAGTTCATGTGCTCGGCAAATAATTTGACGGTTTCGACTGTTCCGATAATCACACTTGATCGCTTCGTTGAGCAAAACAAGATTGATCGCGTTGACCTGGTGAAGATAGACACCGAAAGCACCGAGCCGCAGGTGTTGCGCGGAATGATTAAGGCGCTGCGAAGGGACAGACCGTTCATAGTTTGTGAAGTGCTGGGACGCGGCAGCGAGCGTGAGCTTGAAGAAGCCCTGCGACCGATTGGCTACCGATACTATCATCTGACGCCAGACGGTCCCGTATTCCGCGAACGAATTGAAGGTCATCCAGAATGGCTGAATTATCTGTTTACGATATTATCGCCCGATGAGGTCGCGGGTCTTTGA
- a CDS encoding glycosyltransferase has translation MQRKSKPRVLYIVYWGAAEPLGQSLVLPAVKRLAALGADLTLVTFEKSADLARTSEIGSIRANLNEHDVDWIPLRYHKRPKIPATAFDFFHGCARGIAAKLRCRPDIVHARTFVGGLMGLATASLLRARLIYHNEGFYPDEQVDAGVWQVNSAPHRVAKFLEQQLYLRADAVIALSSKAKVAIEGLATMRTRRTPVIVVPSCVDLNHFRWNRSKTLAQGEELRFVYIGGVGGRYDLERVGRFVAIVSSMVKRAHFRILTRSDPNLVASMLSTLSDDAWSMGTVPYSAMPDELAREHVGLHFLRQGQADHAGSPTKIGEYWAAGLPVVVTPNAGDTDEIIRRERVGVIVNEHSDEAYARALAELRSLLKDDQLPARCRRAAEIHYALEPACERQINLYHGLLSRATEPAAGAYSIEDDAR, from the coding sequence ATGCAAAGAAAGTCAAAGCCCCGTGTGCTCTACATCGTTTACTGGGGCGCCGCCGAGCCATTGGGACAGTCGCTCGTTTTACCCGCAGTTAAGAGGTTAGCTGCGCTGGGCGCTGATCTAACGCTCGTTACCTTTGAAAAGTCAGCAGACCTGGCGCGGACCAGCGAGATCGGTTCGATTCGCGCAAATTTGAACGAGCACGACGTTGACTGGATACCGCTTCGATATCACAAGCGGCCCAAGATACCTGCGACCGCATTTGACTTTTTTCACGGTTGCGCTCGAGGCATCGCGGCAAAGTTGCGGTGTCGGCCTGATATCGTTCACGCCCGGACATTCGTGGGTGGATTAATGGGACTTGCGACTGCGTCACTGTTGAGAGCAAGGCTGATCTATCACAACGAGGGCTTCTATCCTGATGAGCAGGTTGATGCCGGCGTCTGGCAGGTGAATTCAGCGCCGCACCGCGTTGCGAAGTTCTTGGAGCAGCAGCTGTATTTGCGGGCAGATGCAGTCATTGCCCTCTCGTCTAAAGCGAAGGTCGCGATTGAGGGCCTCGCTACCATGCGTACCAGGAGGACACCGGTTATAGTCGTTCCTAGCTGCGTAGATCTGAATCACTTTCGATGGAACCGTTCAAAGACACTCGCCCAGGGCGAGGAACTGCGATTTGTTTATATCGGGGGGGTGGGAGGCCGCTATGATCTCGAGCGAGTCGGCCGCTTTGTGGCTATCGTATCGAGTATGGTAAAACGCGCGCATTTTCGAATCCTCACTCGGTCTGACCCTAACCTGGTTGCTTCCATGCTAAGCACTTTATCCGACGACGCTTGGTCGATGGGAACCGTTCCGTACAGTGCTATGCCAGACGAGTTGGCGCGAGAACACGTTGGCCTGCACTTTCTGAGGCAGGGGCAGGCGGATCACGCAGGATCGCCGACCAAGATCGGTGAGTACTGGGCCGCCGGGCTTCCAGTTGTTGTGACGCCGAACGCTGGGGACACTGATGAGATCATTCGCCGCGAGCGAGTCGGCGTAATCGTAAATGAGCACAGCGACGAAGCGTACGCGCGGGCGTTGGCAGAACTCCGTTCGTTGCTCAAGGACGATCAGTTGCCCGCGCGATGCCGCCGCGCCGCAGAGATTCATTACGCGCTTGAGCCTGCTTGCGAACGGCAGATCAATCTCTATCATGGCTTGCTTTCTCGCGCGACAGAGCCGGCCGCTGGCGCTTATTCAATCGAAGACGACGCGAGATAA